One Panicum virgatum strain AP13 chromosome 9K, P.virgatum_v5, whole genome shotgun sequence genomic region harbors:
- the LOC120647237 gene encoding uncharacterized protein LOC120647237 codes for MQCEPHRLHCLNTAPGLSHTLSTALSQSQLHLTSPAMEAAVECARCECCGLVEDCTRDYILGVRAAFGGRWLCGLCSEAVRDEAARGTTTKQKGPGAAAAAARLEEALRDHMAFCGKCRRSPAFRVADGMRQMLRRCSK; via the coding sequence ATGCAGTGCGAACCTCACAGACTCCACTGCTTAAATACAGCACCCGGCCTTTCACACACACTAAGCACAGCTCTCTCTCAGTCTCAGCTCCACCTCacctcgccggccatggaggcggcAGTAGAGTGCGCCAGGTGCGAGTGCTGCGGGCTGGTAGAGGACTGCACCCGGGACTACatcctgggcgtgcgcgccGCCTTCGGCGGGCGTTGGCTCTGCGGGCTCTGCTCGGAGGCGGTGCGCGACGAGGCGGCCAGGGGCACGACGACGAAGCAGAAGGGCCCTGGCGCCGCAGCAGCCGCGGCGCGGCTGGAGGAGGCGCTGAGGGACCACATGGCCTTCTGCGGCAAGTGCAGGCGGAGCCCCGCGTTCCGGGTCGCCGACGGCATGCGCCAGATGCTGCGGAGGTGCTCCAAGTGA
- the LOC120647238 gene encoding formin-like protein 13 produces MATLVISEQRGHQLHHSSGRRKKASSASPHFSSPQPVRGFQADNCRAFHSSITIGILPSPPAPGVARTRSSPEPKTPKQQVHHGKKRSRAISISPSTSPPSRPELWAGPGFSNSPPPSSLPIPKFSLHQKRSISLEFPPADRSDDEVLPVHAKSVPSSPTAGSGVSFFSDNDAAIATENLRRILHLKIEDH; encoded by the coding sequence ATGGCGACGCTTGTCATCTCGGAGCAGCGCGGCCACCAGCTCCACCATTCCTCTGGTCGCCGGAAGAAGGCATCATCAGCATCGCCCCATTTCTCCTCGCCACAACCTGTGCGCGGCTTTCAAGCCGATAACTGCCGCGCCTTCCACTCCAGCATCACCATCGGCATCCTGCCGTCCCCTCCCGCGCCAGGGGTGGCACGGACTCGCTCCTCCCCTGAGCCTAAGACGCCGAAGCAGCAGGTGCACCATGGGAAAAAGCGCAGCAGAGCAATATCCATCAGCCCTTCAACATCCCCTCCCTCGCGCCCTGAACTCTGGGCTGGCCCGGGGTTCTCCAACTCACCACCACCCAGCTCCCTGCCGATACCCAAGTTCTCCCTCCACCAGAAGCGCAGTATCTCACTTGAGTTTCCACCTGCTGACCGGTCAGATGATGAAGTGCTGCCTGTGCATGCCAAGTCTGTGCCTTCATCGCCAACTGCAGGCTCAGGTGTTAGCTTCTTTAGTGATAATGATGCTGCCATTGCAACGGAGAATCTGAGGAGGATCCTTCACTTGAAAATTGAGGATCACTGA
- the LOC120647239 gene encoding serine/threonine-protein kinase EDR1-like: MKNLFKSKIRWQHRSTDPASSPAGQPQQAQGQGQGQPPPSPSPASSPSGAAPALSVSTASSSPPSAAATPTGAAAGAGAGAAGGEDYISSEEEFQMQLAMALSASSNGDCLGDLDGEQIRKAKLMSLDRFAAHRDEGHTADSLSRRYWDYNFLDYHEKVIDGFYDIVGSSMESSRQGKMPSLADLQTGIGDLGFEVIVINRAIDTTLQEMEQVAQCILLDFPVANIALLVQRIAELVTDNMGGPVKDANDMLTRWLEKSTELRTSLQTSLLPIGCIKIGLSRHRALLFKILSDSIGIPCKLVKGSNYTGGDDDDAINIIKMDHEREFLVDLMAAPGALIPADILSWKGNSLNSNRKLSLNQAAGSSSSIDANLDPGALPPEPKGGQLPLFSSGDWISDSKSGYETAAAAASSQTSSSGTSSVPAGSVFDSSWTLVSHEQSDGPSTSAGTSSQEKVVLQGEHPRNLNRLQDLHENPESRNLFADLNPFGGIESKKTSVAFKGPDNRNNELQKRRENIVPSAVRPQQRLVMKNWSPYNDVSNNKQYNYVEDSFARRNVGNNAASSSSSSSSSSSQMPRPAAKNANLNAGLRNDTSYAAQPHNHGNIMVGTPAMNITSTAETGKVPERVVHGDLDKALTNSRLDGQHGPVQPLQERFPWGNPAEGRVPMNRVQNQAKQRMENLDVKQENKKLLPDPKKSPLDRFMDTSAPSRNMDVRSQKLDFDDVSECEIPWEDLVIGERIGLGSYGEVYRADWNGTEVAVKKFLDQDFYGDALDEFRSEVRIMRRLCHPNIVLFMGAVTRPPNLSIVSEYLPRGSLYKILHRPNCLIDEKRRIKMALDVAKGMNCLHTSVPTIVHRDLKSPNLLVDNNWNVKVCDFGLSRLKHSTFLSSKSTAGTPEWMAPEVLRNEQSNEKCDVYSFGVILWELATLRMPWSGMNPMQVVGAVGFQDRRLDIPKEVDPLVARIIYECWQKDPNLRPSFSQLTSALKTVQRLVTPSQQEPQSPPVHQEISVNSTP; the protein is encoded by the exons ATGAAGAACCTGTTCAAGAGCAAGATCAGGTGGCAGCACCGGTCCACCGACCCCGCGTCGTCCCCGGCGGGGCAGCCGCAGCAggcgcaggggcaggggcaagggcagccgccgccgtcgccatcgcccGCGAGCTCCCcgtcgggggcggcgccggcgctctCGGTctcgacggcctcctcctcgcccccctccgcggcggcgacgcccacGGGGGCGGCCGCTGGggcaggggcgggggcggcaggAGGGGAGGACTACATATCGTCGGAGGAGGAGTTCCAGATGCAGCTGGCGATGGCGCTCTCGGCGTCCTCCAACGGCGACTGTCTGGGGGACCTGGACGGGGAGCAGATCAGGAAGGCCAAGCTCATGAGCCTCGACCGCTTCGCCGCCCACCGGGACGAGGGCCACACTGCGGACTCCCTCTCCCGGCGATACTGG GACTATAACTTTCTTGATTATCATGAGAAAGTTATTGATGGTTTCTATGACATTGTTGGCTCCTCTATGGAATCCTCTAGGCAGGGGAAGATGCCATCACTAGCTGATCTCCAAACAGGCATAGGGGACCTGGGCTTTGAAGTCATTGTAATCAACCGTGCTATTGATACTACCTTGCAGGAGATGGAGCAAGTGGCACAGTGCATCCTGTTGGACTTCCCAGTTGCCAATATTGCACTCTTAGTGCAAAGAATTGCTGAGCTTGTTACAGATAATATGGGTGGACCTGTAAAAGATGCCAATGACATGCTCACAAGGTGGTTGGAGAAGAGTACTGAGCTGAGAACCTCACTACAAACAAGTTTGTTGCCTATTGGCTGCATCAAGATAGGGCTATCACGTCACCGTGCCCTGCTTTTCAAG ATCCTTTCCGATAGTATTGGCATTCCATGCAAACTCGTCAAAGGGAGCAATTATACTGGtggcgatgatgatgatgctatAAATATAATTAAGATGGACCATGAAAG GGAGTTTTTGGTTGATCTGATGGCTGCTCCTGGTGCTCTTATTCCAGCAGATATCTTAAGTTGGAAGGGCAATTCATTAAATTCTAATAGAAAACTCAGCCTGAATCAGGCAGCTGGATCATCGAGTTCCATTGATGCTAATCTTGATCCTGGTGCATTGCCTCCTGAACCTAAAGGTGGCCAACTGCCTTTGTTTAGCAGTGGTGATTGGATATCAGATAGTAAATCTGGATATGagacagctgcagcagcagcatcttctCAAACCTCTTCAAGTGGCACATCATCTGTTCCTGCTGGAAGTGTCTTTGACAGTTCATGGACGCTAGTTTCTCATGAGCAATCAGATGGACCTTCAACTTCTGCTGGTACATCATCCCAGGAGAAAGTTGTACTTCAAGGGGAACATCCACGGAATTTAAATCGGCTTCAAGATTTGCATGAAAATCCAGAGTCAAGGAACCTTTTTGCTGACCTTAATCCTTTTGGGGGTATTGAGTCCAAGAAAACTTCAGTAGCATTCAAAGGGCCAGATAATAGGAACAATGAGCTGCAAAAGCGCAGAGAGAACATAGTCCCTAGTGCTGTAAGACCACAACAGCGGTTAGTTATGAAGAACTGGTCTCCTTACAATGATGTTTCCAACAACAAACAGTACAATTATGTTGAAGATTCATTTGCACGTAGAAATGTTGGTAATAACgctgcatcatcatcatcatcatcatcatcatcatcatcccagATGCCACGTCCAGCCGCAAAGAATGCCAATCTTAATGCTGGATTGCGTAATGATACATCATATGCGGCGCAGCCTCATAATCATGGTAACATTATGGTTGGCACTCCTGCCATGAATATTACTTCTACAGCTGAGACTGGGAAGGTTCCTGAAAGGGTTGTCCATGGTGATTTGGACAAAGCTCTTACAAATTCTAGATTGGACGGTCAGCATGGCCCAGTTCAACCACTACAGGAAAGATTTCCATGGGGTAATCCTGCAGAAGGAAGAGTTCCAATGAATAGAGTTCAAAATCAAGCAAAGCAACGCATGGAAAACCTTGATGTAAAGCAGGAAAATAAGAAATTACTTCCTGATCCAAAAAAATCTCCCCTTGACAGATTCATGGACACGTCAGCACCATCAAGAAACATGGATGTCAGGTCACAGAAGCTTGACTTTGATGATGTGTCTGAATGTGAAATTCCTTGGGAAGATCTTGTGATTGGTGAAAGGATTGGCTTAG GTTCATATGGAGAGGTTTACCGCGCTGACTGGAATGGAACA GAAGTGGCTGTAAAAAAATTCTTGGATCAAGATTTTTATGGTGATGCTCTGGATGAATTTAGGAGTGAA GTACGAATTATGCGTCGGCTGTGCCATCCAAATATTGTTCTATTTATGGGTGCTGTTACACGTCCGCCAAACTTATCCATTGTATCTGAATATCTTCCAAG GGGAAGCTTGTATAAGATCCTTCACCGCCCTAATTGCCTTATTGATGAAAAACGGAGAATCAAGATGGCCCTTGACGTG GCCAAAGGCATGAATTGCCTGCACACTAGTGTACCTACAATAGTTCATCGAGACCTGAAATCCCCAAACTTGCTGGTTGACAATAATTGGAATGTAAag GTTTGCGACTTTGGACTTTCACGGTTGAAGCACAGTACATTTTTGTCATCCAAATCCACTGCTGGAACA CCCGAGTGGATGGCACCTGAGGTTTTGCGGAATGAACAATCAAATGAAAA GTGCGATGTTTATAGCTTTGGTGTCATCTTGTGGGAACTGGCAACACTTAGAATGCCATGGAGTGGGATGAATCCAATGCAAGTCGTGGGTGCAGTTGGCTTCCAGGATAGACGGCTTGATATTCCCAAGGAAGTTGATCCTCTGGTAGCAAGGATCATATACGAATGCTGGCAGAA GGACCCAAATCTGCGCCCTTCATTTTCACAGTTAACAAGTGCTCTGAAGACTGTTCAAAGACTAGTGACCCCTTCTCAGCAGGAGCCACAGAGCCCCCCTGTTCATCAAGAAATCTCAGTGAATTCTACCCCTTGA
- the LOC120648259 gene encoding uncharacterized protein LOC120648259 has product MRGICFFAVAAHWLLCVMAIVARSRKRKRVAIRKGITYAPIHGLSAANWDEDTCTITLDDEHYNNHIKDHKSDADFLNKPIQHFEEMNTIFGSTMATGKFAKESSAPLGTEDGGAEDCEAEETGKSDGDAIANEDNNGATSSANKTSKICKTNNSKKSNKNFNETHLSFYYAHLVSQPHIAKVFNSLPFDHKLNWVAKYIAENYSGQ; this is encoded by the exons ATGCGG GGCATTTGTTTTTTTGCTGTTGCTGCACATTGGTTGTTGTGTGTGATGGCAATTGTTGCTCGGTCTAGGAAAAGAAAACGAGTTGCAATAAGGAAAGGGATTACTTATGCCCCA ATTCATGGTTTGAGTGCTGCTAATTGGGATGAAGATACCTGCACTATAACTCTTGATGATGAGCACTACAATAATCATATTAAG GATCACAAGTCTGATGCTGATTTTCTGAACAAGCCTATTCAACACTTTGAGGAGATGAACACAATATTTGGAAGTACCATGGCTACAGGCAAGTTTGCAAAGGAATCAAGTGCACCTCTAGGTACAGAGGATGGCGGTGCAGAGGATTGTGAGGCCGAGGAAACAGGAAAGAGTGATGGGGATGCTATTGCCAATGAAGACAACAATGGGGCAACATCATCTGCAAACAAGACCAGCAAGATTTGTAAGACCAACAACAGCAAGAAGAGTAACAAGAA TTTCAATGAGACTCACTTATCCTTCTATTATGCCCATTTGGTCTCCCAACCTCACATAGCTAAAGTTTTCAACAGCCTGCCTTTTGACCATAAATTAAACTGGGTTGCAAAATATATTGCTGAAAATTACTCTGGGCAGTAA